One stretch of Deinococcus fonticola DNA includes these proteins:
- a CDS encoding tyrosine-type recombinase/integrase: MAATGQGKRAKRGQGEGSYTRLPDGRVRWRVHVTSEAGEPRSFSGTAQNMTAARAAVTEARRYALRGDLPPKEALTVEQLITEYIEARERSNGIKQRTAFDYRYSLGHYIAPSLGPLRAQKVTPARLREYFDGLGEGATGERTRGKVYALLRAAYRWGLRQNRVEYDPTLSGRPERLTTRGPARPKAFTPDEAVKFYEAARLDRWGWPLAFMLATGTRPGEALGLKWSSVTFKPDGSAVVKIESTRGVMGGTVYEDTPKTASGERTVTVTGSAAQVLRDSRAQQERESQARLRHNGRAYTVTDYVFTSRAGTGWRPDNLRRPMGRLCEAVGVTKLSPHKLRHSYASLMAARGVPVEVLSAQLGHSNASVTRDVYRHVYDVEREGLTFDPVPQAPREVKRVTVKARRATARPAQAAPPALPSKPRRAK; encoded by the coding sequence ATGGCGGCAACTGGGCAGGGCAAACGGGCAAAGAGGGGGCAGGGCGAGGGCAGTTATACGCGGCTGCCTGACGGTCGCGTGAGGTGGCGCGTTCATGTCACGTCAGAGGCGGGTGAGCCCAGGTCATTTAGCGGCACCGCCCAGAACATGACCGCCGCCCGCGCTGCGGTGACTGAGGCGAGGCGGTACGCGCTGCGGGGCGACCTGCCCCCTAAAGAGGCCCTGACGGTCGAGCAGCTCATTACGGAGTACATCGAGGCCCGCGAGCGGTCAAACGGCATCAAGCAGCGCACCGCGTTTGATTACCGCTACTCGCTGGGGCATTACATAGCGCCCAGTCTGGGGCCCCTGAGGGCCCAGAAAGTCACCCCCGCGAGACTGCGGGAGTATTTCGACGGGCTGGGCGAGGGCGCGACCGGCGAGCGCACGCGGGGCAAGGTGTACGCCCTGCTGCGGGCCGCGTACCGCTGGGGGCTCAGACAGAACCGGGTCGAGTATGACCCTACGCTGAGCGGTCGCCCGGAACGCCTGACCACGCGGGGCCCCGCTCGACCTAAGGCGTTCACCCCAGATGAGGCGGTGAAGTTTTATGAGGCGGCACGGCTCGACCGCTGGGGGTGGCCTCTGGCGTTCATGCTGGCGACCGGTACGCGGCCCGGTGAGGCCCTGGGCCTGAAATGGTCGAGTGTGACCTTTAAGCCTGACGGCTCAGCGGTGGTGAAGATCGAGAGCACGCGGGGCGTGATGGGCGGCACGGTCTACGAGGACACCCCTAAGACCGCGAGCGGTGAGCGCACCGTCACGGTGACGGGCAGCGCTGCCCAGGTGCTCAGGGATTCGAGGGCCCAGCAAGAGCGCGAGAGTCAGGCGCGGCTCAGGCACAACGGGCGAGCGTACACGGTCACTGACTATGTGTTCACCTCGCGGGCAGGTACGGGCTGGCGGCCTGACAATCTCAGGCGACCTATGGGGCGGCTGTGCGAGGCGGTGGGGGTGACTAAACTCTCACCGCATAAGCTCAGGCACTCCTACGCTTCACTCATGGCAGCGCGGGGTGTGCCGGTCGAGGTGCTCAGCGCTCAGTTAGGGCACAGTAACGCGAGCGTGACCCGTGACGTTTACCGGCACGTGTACGACGTTGAGCGCGAGGGCCTGACGTTTGACCCGGTGCCCCAGGCCCCCCGCGAGGTAAAGCGGGTCACGGTCAAGGCGCGGCGGGCGACCGCTCGACCGGCCCAGGCTGCCCCCCCAGCGCTGCCTAGCAAACCCAGGCGGGCAAAGTGA
- a CDS encoding DUF4127 family protein: MRAVSLLTFFSLGAASAQTLVPLDSRPATRVLPALIAGLKGDTVQVPAAKVLGNAERGADPAALTAWLAQQPANEPLIVALDALAYGGLVQSRTSPLSAAEAVTRLQPLRDWQQRTGQPVFAFITLPREPEATDRARNLEVIRQMMTWAREGVFRELHVTWDDALPGSPAPQEGAALAKDAPANVHVYPGADEVLSMLTARATAPGEKKVKLVYSDPQAATAVMKYEGISLTRSAENHALGSGFTVAQASETPDLTLFVFNGGDPRRAAIQISGLQRQGPVAVADVAQVNLGNTRLWKDLSTLRQSANLLALAAWGTPGNNLGTALAHAKVALDGANPIRQDALLAREYANDVIYSAELRAALRKAIPEKDLNTPAAQAKLLSLARDHFPLRLGDTYTIADASLPWGRSFEWDFDLESK; this comes from the coding sequence ATGCGTGCGGTTTCTCTTCTTACTTTCTTTTCGCTCGGCGCGGCCTCGGCCCAGACACTTGTGCCACTGGATTCCCGCCCGGCCACCCGGGTCTTGCCGGCGCTGATAGCTGGCCTGAAGGGCGACACGGTTCAGGTTCCGGCGGCGAAAGTGCTGGGAAACGCGGAAAGGGGCGCTGACCCGGCGGCTTTAACGGCCTGGTTGGCGCAGCAGCCCGCGAACGAACCCCTGATCGTGGCGCTGGACGCCCTCGCTTACGGCGGCCTGGTTCAGTCGCGCACCAGCCCCCTGAGCGCCGCCGAGGCCGTAACACGCCTGCAACCCCTACGCGACTGGCAGCAGCGTACCGGGCAGCCTGTGTTCGCGTTCATTACCCTGCCGCGTGAACCCGAAGCCACCGACCGCGCCCGCAACCTGGAAGTGATACGCCAGATGATGACCTGGGCCAGAGAAGGCGTGTTCAGGGAATTGCACGTCACCTGGGACGACGCCCTGCCCGGCAGTCCCGCCCCGCAGGAAGGCGCGGCGCTGGCAAAGGACGCGCCCGCCAATGTCCACGTCTACCCCGGCGCGGACGAGGTGCTGAGCATGCTCACCGCCCGCGCCACCGCGCCAGGCGAAAAGAAAGTGAAGCTGGTCTACAGCGACCCGCAGGCCGCCACGGCCGTCATGAAATACGAGGGCATTTCCCTGACCCGCAGCGCCGAGAACCACGCGCTGGGCAGCGGTTTTACTGTGGCGCAGGCCAGCGAGACGCCTGACCTGACCCTCTTCGTGTTCAATGGTGGTGACCCGCGCCGCGCCGCCATCCAGATCAGCGGCCTGCAACGCCAGGGGCCCGTGGCGGTGGCCGACGTGGCGCAGGTGAACCTGGGCAACACCCGCTTGTGGAAAGACCTGTCGACCCTACGCCAGAGTGCCAACCTGCTTGCGTTGGCCGCCTGGGGCACGCCCGGCAACAACCTGGGCACCGCCCTGGCGCACGCTAAAGTTGCCCTGGACGGCGCGAACCCCATCCGCCAGGACGCCCTGCTGGCCCGCGAGTACGCCAACGACGTGATCTACAGCGCCGAGCTGCGGGCCGCCCTGCGAAAAGCCATTCCCGAAAAAGACCTGAACACGCCCGCCGCCCAGGCAAAACTGCTGTCCCTGGCCCGCGACCACTTTCCCCTGCGCCTGGGCGACACGTACACCATTGCCGACGCCAGCCTGCCTTGGGGCCGATCATTCGAGTGGGACTTCGATCTGGAGAGCAAGTAA
- a CDS encoding DMT family transporter, with protein MSQTPRNQTTRDQTARPLLPAPIYILIAAVLWGLLGILGKNAQTAGVTPLEVAFWRAALAGLLFGLHAGVTRAPLPRGKDLWVTAGFGLLGVSVFYGAYQLAVRSGGASLASVLLYTAPAFVALLGWAFLREKLGRREMVAVVGTLGGIALISLGGGQGVTVSAPALAYGLTAGFTYSLYYLYGKTFFGRYTPAALYAVALSIGAVGLLPFVHFTAKTSAAWLSLAGLALLCTYFAYLAYSAGLKHLPATRASVIASLEPVVAASLAALLFGERLAALALVGAALVIGAALLLSTEKPSETHPPIE; from the coding sequence ATGAGCCAGACCCCGCGCAATCAGACTACACGTGACCAGACCGCGCGCCCGCTGCTGCCCGCTCCCATTTACATCCTTATAGCCGCCGTGCTGTGGGGCCTGCTGGGCATCCTCGGCAAGAACGCCCAGACCGCCGGCGTCACGCCCCTGGAAGTCGCGTTCTGGCGCGCGGCCCTGGCTGGCCTGCTGTTCGGCCTGCACGCCGGCGTCACCCGCGCCCCCCTGCCCCGCGGCAAAGACCTATGGGTTACCGCCGGGTTCGGCCTGCTGGGTGTCAGCGTCTTTTACGGCGCTTACCAGCTTGCCGTGCGCTCCGGCGGGGCCAGCCTCGCCAGCGTCCTGCTGTACACTGCCCCCGCCTTTGTGGCCCTGCTGGGCTGGGCCTTCCTGCGCGAAAAACTGGGCCGCCGCGAAATGGTGGCCGTCGTGGGCACCCTCGGCGGCATCGCCCTGATCAGTCTCGGCGGCGGGCAGGGCGTCACCGTCAGCGCCCCTGCCCTCGCCTACGGCCTCACCGCCGGGTTCACGTACAGCCTGTATTACCTGTACGGCAAAACGTTCTTTGGCCGCTACACCCCCGCCGCCCTCTACGCCGTGGCCCTCTCCATCGGTGCCGTCGGCCTGCTGCCCTTCGTGCATTTCACGGCCAAAACCTCCGCCGCCTGGCTCAGCCTCGCGGGGCTGGCGCTGCTCTGCACCTATTTCGCTTACCTCGCGTACAGCGCCGGCCTGAAGCACCTGCCTGCCACCCGCGCCAGCGTCATCGCCAGTCTGGAACCCGTCGTCGCGGCCAGCCTCGCCGCCCTGCTGTTCGGAGAGCGCCTGGCGGCCCTGGCCCTGGTGGGCGCGGCCCTGGTCATCGGCGCCGCCCTCCTCCTGAGCACCGAAAAGCCCAGCGAAACTCATCCACCGATAGAATGA
- a CDS encoding M20 family metallopeptidase, producing MTATQERVTALREQLVAWRRHLHMHPEVGFAEVQTSQYIFDELNKMPGLTVTRPTKTSVLAVLKGGKPGRTVLLRADIDALPITEENDFEFKSQNEGVMHACGHDGHTAILLGTARMLSEQAQDVPGEIRMIFQHAEEFGPGGAEELVMDTPLMDGVDVVTGLHLNSQLPAGMVAVKPGAFMASPDMIELTIQGKGGHGAHPEETVDPIAVGAQVVTNLQHIVSRNISALDSLVVTIAKFQAGTTHNVIPDSAELMGTVRTFSPELRQQAPKLIERVIKGVCDAHGASYHLRYEFGYRPLINTDWVADILRDVALAEVGPEHFQVSKPTMGGEDFSAYLEKAPGAYFNVGSGSDTSDSRWPHHHPRFTIDEQSLETGVHMMHAAALKLADPATAVPQPG from the coding sequence ATGACTGCAACTCAGGAAAGGGTCACGGCCCTGCGCGAACAACTGGTCGCCTGGCGACGTCACCTGCACATGCACCCCGAAGTGGGCTTCGCGGAAGTTCAGACGAGTCAGTACATCTTCGACGAACTGAACAAGATGCCGGGCCTGACGGTCACGCGCCCCACCAAAACGAGCGTTCTGGCCGTCTTGAAAGGTGGCAAGCCAGGGCGCACGGTGCTGCTGCGGGCCGATATCGACGCGCTGCCCATCACCGAGGAAAACGACTTCGAGTTCAAGTCGCAGAACGAGGGCGTCATGCACGCCTGCGGTCACGATGGGCACACCGCCATTCTGCTGGGCACCGCCAGAATGCTGAGTGAACAGGCGCAGGACGTTCCCGGCGAAATTCGCATGATCTTTCAGCACGCCGAGGAATTCGGCCCCGGCGGCGCCGAGGAACTCGTCATGGACACGCCCCTGATGGACGGTGTGGACGTGGTGACCGGCTTGCACCTGAACAGCCAGTTGCCTGCGGGGATGGTGGCTGTAAAACCCGGCGCGTTCATGGCCTCCCCGGACATGATCGAACTCACCATTCAGGGCAAAGGCGGCCACGGTGCCCACCCCGAGGAGACCGTCGACCCCATCGCCGTGGGGGCACAGGTCGTCACCAACCTTCAGCACATCGTCAGCCGCAACATCTCTGCGCTGGACTCGCTGGTCGTCACCATCGCCAAGTTCCAGGCCGGCACCACCCACAACGTCATCCCCGACAGCGCCGAACTGATGGGCACGGTGCGCACCTTCAGCCCGGAACTGCGCCAGCAGGCTCCTAAACTCATTGAGCGGGTCATCAAGGGCGTGTGCGACGCGCACGGGGCCAGCTACCACCTGCGTTACGAATTCGGCTACCGGCCCCTGATCAACACCGACTGGGTGGCCGATATCCTGCGCGATGTGGCCCTGGCCGAGGTGGGCCCCGAGCACTTCCAGGTGTCCAAACCTACCATGGGGGGCGAGGACTTCAGCGCCTACCTGGAAAAAGCCCCCGGCGCTTACTTCAACGTCGGCTCGGGCAGCGACACCTCCGACAGCCGCTGGCCGCATCACCACCCGCGTTTCACCATTGACGAGCAGAGCCTGGAAACGGGGGTACATATGATGCACGCCGCCGCCCTCAAACTCGCCGACCCGGCCACCGCAGTGCCCCAGCCGGGGTAA
- a CDS encoding glucodextranase DOMON-like domain-containing protein: MFGPLLAALTFTFTDPIGDAHGDGSYVLPTRPAVSADALDLREFTAQRQGKTMTFRISFGSMQNPWNLPGGSSAGVTDLFVKAGLGGANDLPDLNLSVNEGWHYHIRVAGGHASMESAGADGKALTPQDPPQVSVEGTTLVISTSIPAGKYGYWLTSSFYTPFSKTGLLLPSAQASPSALSTARANPPVPVDVLAPEGDYTVYTTRILAPVGRARDIRPLLLFGLGGLGVLLTVVATLRLWRTPRP, encoded by the coding sequence GTGTTCGGCCCGCTGCTTGCCGCCTTGACCTTCACATTCACTGACCCCATCGGGGACGCGCACGGGGACGGCAGTTACGTTCTGCCCACCCGCCCCGCCGTGTCCGCCGACGCCCTTGACCTGCGTGAATTCACGGCCCAGCGGCAGGGAAAAACCATGACCTTCCGCATCAGTTTCGGCTCGATGCAAAACCCCTGGAACCTGCCGGGCGGCTCCTCCGCCGGCGTCACGGACCTTTTCGTAAAAGCCGGCCTGGGCGGCGCGAACGACCTGCCGGATCTCAACCTCAGCGTGAACGAAGGCTGGCACTACCACATCCGCGTGGCCGGTGGGCACGCCAGCATGGAAAGTGCGGGGGCCGACGGCAAGGCCCTGACCCCGCAAGACCCGCCGCAGGTGTCGGTGGAAGGCACCACCCTGGTCATCAGCACCAGTATTCCTGCCGGAAAGTACGGCTACTGGCTGACCAGCAGCTTCTACACGCCCTTCAGCAAAACAGGTTTGCTGCTGCCCAGCGCGCAGGCCAGCCCCAGCGCCCTGAGCACCGCCCGCGCCAACCCGCCTGTTCCTGTGGACGTTCTGGCCCCGGAAGGCGACTACACTGTCTACACCACCCGCATTCTGGCGCCGGTGGGCCGCGCCCGCGACATCCGGCCCCTGCTGCTGTTCGGACTGGGTGGGCTGGGCGTCCTGTTGACCGTTGTGGCGACCTTGCGCCTGTGGCGCACTCCGCGCCCATGA
- a CDS encoding DUF3987 domain-containing protein: protein MTAATLDRIAQAEQLASWATLVGVPKGTKGPRATGWNSDPAQWITSPSAAREYLTAHPGAGVGLLHSESQTAALDLDHDGAALAFKAVGIDLGELMASNPYKVRGRRGEKPLYRVPHGLSLKNVSLAWPDPSGKKGPGGRVKGVTIFELRGGPVQDVMPPSIHPDTGKPYTWVGPVPDSLADLPEPPPELLRLWEHWQALEPVMRAACPWAPLDLDEVTAPSERDLKRLGGGSAEGGSVIDQFNGAYSLAEVLGEAGYKGPQRGPWLYPGSSSGQAGVRLRRERTPRGAEVVMSWHTADPLGDRLPRDAFAVWALLEHEVDLYTATPEQRREVVKKAARRLGLPEPQRGSAEGTQAPSTPRPAADLPPVNWGEVTPLPALTEPVPPLPVELLPAPLSEWIQAEARAAGLPLEMLAGPVLVGAGGMLSATVNLRNTLNAPALPANLWGAVCGPPSIRKTHAVTVGAAPLNHAQRVEFERLDAERAGLETDRVKAAAQLDALENQLKRALKGGPKPPEMPSDDELTQAREALSAAEQALKPLRYVVNDPTVEKLGEIMRDNPQGVTVVRDELSGWLAGFEKAGREQERAFYLEAANGTGSYTFDRLTRGTVHIPLMCAGVLGSIQPGPLAEVLDAQHGAGDGLLQRFQVLIWPDTLPAFNQAAQREQVSPDLREAAAALLSDLGTLTPEGLGSTYPSGSPAPLRYTPEAQAVYDAWEVEHAAQVRDLSKGEAYRAHLGKQPGTFARLALIFHALDVAALGVAAHPHPAQVGEESAALAWAWCDYLTTHAKKLWREGRRRDVLDARTVLRAIERGRVLDGQKIADARRVLAELREGMNGPRLDAALKVLTDCGAVRVEVSTPSGGKSGGRPVKTLRVHPDALTALDGAEDEVSA, encoded by the coding sequence ATGACCGCCGCGACCCTTGACCGTATCGCCCAGGCTGAGCAGCTCGCAAGCTGGGCAACCCTGGTAGGTGTACCCAAAGGCACCAAAGGCCCCAGGGCGACCGGCTGGAACTCTGACCCCGCCCAGTGGATAACCTCACCCAGCGCTGCCCGTGAATACCTGACCGCTCACCCTGGGGCCGGTGTGGGGTTGCTGCACAGTGAAAGTCAGACCGCCGCGCTCGACCTCGACCATGACGGGGCCGCGCTCGCGTTTAAGGCGGTGGGCATTGACCTGGGCGAGCTCATGGCGAGTAACCCTTACAAGGTCAGGGGGCGGCGGGGTGAAAAACCGCTCTACCGGGTGCCGCATGGCCTGAGCCTGAAAAACGTCTCTCTTGCGTGGCCTGACCCCAGCGGCAAGAAAGGCCCAGGCGGTCGAGTCAAGGGCGTGACTATTTTCGAGCTGCGCGGCGGCCCCGTTCAGGATGTGATGCCGCCCAGCATCCACCCAGACACCGGCAAGCCTTACACCTGGGTAGGCCCGGTGCCTGACTCGCTCGCTGACCTACCAGAACCGCCCCCTGAGCTGCTGAGACTCTGGGAACACTGGCAGGCCCTAGAGCCGGTTATGCGGGCCGCGTGCCCCTGGGCACCCTTAGACCTCGACGAAGTGACCGCCCCCAGCGAGCGCGACCTGAAACGGCTGGGCGGTGGCAGCGCTGAGGGCGGCTCAGTCATAGATCAGTTCAACGGGGCCTATTCACTCGCTGAGGTGCTGGGCGAGGCGGGGTATAAGGGCCCCCAGCGCGGCCCCTGGCTTTACCCAGGGTCGAGCAGCGGGCAGGCGGGGGTGAGACTCAGGCGCGAGCGTACCCCCAGGGGGGCTGAGGTGGTCATGAGCTGGCACACCGCCGACCCGCTGGGCGACCGTTTACCCCGTGACGCTTTCGCGGTCTGGGCACTCCTAGAGCACGAGGTAGACCTGTACACCGCGACCCCTGAGCAGCGCCGCGAGGTGGTGAAGAAAGCAGCGCGGCGGCTGGGGTTGCCTGAACCTCAGCGGGGCAGCGCTGAGGGCACCCAGGCCCCCAGCACGCCCCGCCCCGCTGCTGACCTGCCCCCGGTGAACTGGGGCGAGGTCACGCCCCTGCCCGCCCTGACTGAACCGGTGCCGCCGCTGCCCGTCGAGCTCTTACCGGCACCGCTGAGTGAGTGGATACAGGCAGAGGCGCGGGCCGCTGGGTTGCCCTTAGAGATGCTCGCGGGCCCCGTGTTGGTGGGGGCCGGTGGGATGCTCAGCGCGACCGTCAACCTCAGGAACACCCTGAACGCCCCAGCGCTGCCCGCTAACCTCTGGGGCGCGGTGTGCGGCCCGCCCAGCATCCGAAAAACGCACGCGGTCACAGTCGGGGCCGCCCCCCTGAACCACGCCCAGCGGGTCGAGTTTGAACGGCTCGACGCTGAGCGGGCGGGCCTGGAAACCGACCGGGTGAAAGCAGCGGCCCAGCTCGACGCCCTGGAAAATCAACTTAAACGGGCCCTGAAGGGCGGCCCTAAACCGCCTGAGATGCCCTCAGATGATGAACTGACCCAGGCACGCGAGGCCCTGAGCGCGGCTGAGCAGGCCCTTAAACCGCTGCGGTATGTGGTGAATGACCCAACCGTAGAGAAACTGGGCGAGATCATGCGGGATAACCCCCAGGGCGTCACGGTGGTACGTGATGAGCTGAGCGGGTGGCTCGCCGGGTTTGAGAAGGCGGGCCGCGAGCAGGAGCGGGCGTTTTACCTGGAAGCGGCAAACGGCACCGGGTCATATACGTTTGACCGGCTCACACGCGGCACCGTACACATTCCCCTGATGTGTGCCGGGGTGCTGGGCAGCATCCAACCGGGCCCGCTCGCTGAGGTGCTCGACGCCCAGCACGGGGCCGGTGACGGGCTCTTACAACGCTTTCAGGTGCTTATCTGGCCTGATACCCTGCCCGCGTTCAATCAGGCGGCCCAGCGCGAGCAGGTCAGCCCAGACTTACGCGAGGCGGCGGCGGCCCTGCTGAGCGACCTGGGCACCCTGACCCCTGAGGGGCTGGGCAGCACGTACCCCAGCGGGTCGCCCGCCCCGCTCAGGTACACCCCAGAGGCCCAGGCGGTGTACGACGCCTGGGAAGTCGAGCACGCGGCCCAGGTGCGCGACCTCAGTAAAGGCGAGGCTTACCGCGCTCACCTGGGCAAACAACCGGGCACGTTTGCGCGGCTCGCCCTGATCTTTCACGCGCTCGACGTGGCAGCGCTGGGGGTCGCGGCGCACCCTCACCCCGCCCAGGTGGGTGAGGAATCCGCCGCGCTCGCCTGGGCGTGGTGTGATTACCTGACCACGCACGCTAAAAAACTCTGGCGCGAGGGCCGCCGCCGTGACGTGCTCGACGCCCGCACCGTGCTCAGGGCCATTGAGCGGGGCCGCGTGCTCGACGGTCAGAAAATCGCAGATGCCCGCCGCGTGCTCGCTGAGCTGCGCGAGGGCATGAACGGCCCCAGGCTCGACGCGGCTCTAAAGGTGCTCACTGACTGCGGCGCGGTACGGGTCGAGGTCAGCACACCCAGCGGCGGCAAGTCAGGCGGGCGACCGGTCAAAACCCTACGGGTACACCCTGACGCTTTAACGGCCCTCGACGGGGCAGAGGATGAGGTGAGCGCATGA
- a CDS encoding glutamate ligase domain-containing protein produces MRGVPDASLPDYDWLFSRTRAGRGRGPQGARALLDSLGTPDGKFQSIRVIGTNGKGSTCAMLEAGLLATGVRVGRFTSPHLHEYEERIRVNGVNLDPSRTAHFIGWAKEHAPDAAFFDLTLALASQVFAEEGVDIAVMEAGVGGVSDATQALRNVVAVSLTNVDLDHMGVLGHTVQDIATDKAGAALPGVPFLTTATGEGLSAVQREAQRRGVTVLTPATHPTLFQLPYLPSLTGPHQQSNAALAAATLRTLGYASGIEAALGATHPARLERFEIGGKTVLIDGAHNPHAARALAAAVPQADVLLFGNLARKDTAATLAPLLALAGQYVFTAPGDLATPPADLATTHGGLCVPRPDDALKTALMLTPAGGTLLVTGSLYLAGTVRAALQHGLTTPPA; encoded by the coding sequence TTGAGGGGCGTGCCTGACGCTTCCCTTCCCGATTACGACTGGTTGTTCTCGCGTACCCGCGCGGGCCGTGGGCGTGGCCCACAGGGAGCGCGGGCCCTGCTGGACAGTTTGGGCACACCGGACGGGAAGTTCCAGTCCATTCGCGTAATCGGCACGAACGGCAAGGGCAGCACCTGCGCCATGCTGGAGGCGGGTCTGCTGGCGACCGGCGTGCGCGTGGGGCGGTTCACCAGCCCGCACCTGCACGAGTACGAGGAGCGCATCCGCGTGAACGGCGTGAACCTCGACCCTTCCCGCACAGCGCACTTCATCGGGTGGGCCAAAGAGCATGCGCCGGACGCGGCTTTCTTCGACCTGACGCTGGCCCTCGCCAGCCAGGTGTTCGCGGAAGAAGGTGTGGACATAGCTGTCATGGAAGCCGGGGTGGGCGGCGTGTCGGACGCCACGCAGGCCCTCCGGAACGTGGTTGCAGTGAGCCTCACCAACGTCGACCTGGATCATATGGGCGTGCTGGGGCACACCGTCCAGGACATTGCCACCGACAAAGCCGGGGCTGCGTTACCCGGTGTGCCGTTCTTGACCACGGCCACGGGGGAGGGCCTGAGCGCCGTGCAGCGTGAAGCGCAGAGACGCGGCGTGACCGTGCTGACCCCCGCCACGCATCCGACGCTTTTTCAACTTCCTTACCTGCCCAGCCTGACCGGGCCGCACCAGCAGTCCAACGCCGCGCTGGCCGCCGCCACCCTCCGCACCCTGGGCTACGCCAGTGGAATCGAAGCGGCCCTGGGCGCCACGCACCCCGCCCGCCTTGAACGCTTTGAAATCGGTGGAAAAACTGTCCTGATCGACGGTGCCCATAACCCCCACGCGGCCCGCGCTCTGGCCGCAGCGGTGCCTCAGGCCGACGTACTGCTGTTCGGCAACCTGGCCCGCAAGGACACCGCTGCCACCCTGGCCCCCCTGCTGGCCCTGGCGGGTCAGTATGTGTTCACGGCCCCAGGTGACCTGGCCACACCTCCTGCCGACCTGGCCACCACGCATGGCGGACTGTGCGTTCCCCGGCCCGACGACGCCCTGAAGACCGCCCTGATGCTCACCCCGGCAGGCGGCACCCTGCTGGTGACCGGCAGCCTGTACCTGGCCGGAACCGTGCGGGCCGCCCTTCAGCACGGTTTGACAACGCCCCCCGCATAG
- a CDS encoding helix-turn-helix domain-containing protein, translated as MTASNINPLTAPPQRVGKRQRTDLTPQQLDALTVYDVVEAAAHMRVSPAKIRAEIHAGRLVAENYGTPARPLYRIPRANLDAWRAAARTAQSSEGK; from the coding sequence ATGACCGCGAGCAACATTAACCCCCTGACCGCACCCCCCCAGCGGGTCGGTAAACGTCAGCGTACAGACCTCACCCCCCAGCAACTCGACGCGCTCACCGTGTACGACGTGGTAGAAGCGGCGGCACATATGCGCGTGAGCCCTGCAAAAATCAGGGCAGAGATTCACGCGGGGCGGTTGGTCGCTGAGAATTACGGCACCCCAGCGCGGCCCCTGTACCGTATCCCCCGCGCAAACCTCGACGCATGGCGAGCGGCGGCCCGCACCGCCCAGAGCAGCGAGGGCAAATGA
- a CDS encoding NAD(P)/FAD-dependent oxidoreductase, translating into MDLRTGRAYWPIHNGLMHTYPPLQKDERADVLVIGAGITGALCADELTKAGLDVVMLDTRDAAFGSTSASTALLQYEIDTNLVDLIPMIGQAQAERAYQLCRKSIDTVRHMVTELPDDCGFRQRGSLYYASHRRDVRLLQAECEARRRAGLEVHLLEGADVKKQFGLAAPAALFSEAGAEIDPYRLAQHLLWRVQRRGARVHDRTRVMRLDEDRHGLSAHTERGFKVRARWVLVATGYEAEQFLDKRLAQLKNSYALASEPLEDELWPSGCLIWETARPYLYARTTADGRVIVGGEDDDFHSPARRERALAGKARKLERKLEKLLPHLHLETAFAWAGTFGETKDGLAFIGPKHQNAHLLFALGYGGNGITYSVQAARMLTAHIQGHTDPDMAIFRLDR; encoded by the coding sequence ATGGATCTGCGTACCGGTCGCGCTTACTGGCCCATTCACAACGGACTGATGCACACTTACCCGCCCCTGCAAAAAGACGAGCGGGCAGACGTGCTGGTGATCGGCGCGGGCATTACCGGGGCGCTGTGCGCCGACGAACTGACGAAAGCGGGCCTGGACGTGGTGATGCTGGACACGCGCGACGCCGCGTTCGGCAGCACCAGTGCCAGCACAGCCCTGTTGCAGTACGAGATCGACACCAACCTGGTGGACTTGATTCCCATGATCGGGCAGGCGCAGGCGGAGCGGGCCTACCAGCTCTGCCGCAAGTCCATCGACACCGTTCGGCACATGGTCACGGAATTGCCGGACGACTGCGGGTTCCGGCAGCGCGGCAGCCTGTACTACGCCAGCCACCGCCGCGACGTCCGCCTGTTGCAGGCCGAGTGCGAAGCCCGCCGCCGGGCGGGGCTGGAGGTGCACCTGCTGGAGGGCGCGGACGTGAAAAAGCAGTTTGGTCTCGCGGCCCCGGCGGCGCTGTTCAGTGAGGCCGGGGCCGAGATCGACCCGTACCGCCTGGCACAGCACCTGCTGTGGCGCGTGCAGAGGCGCGGCGCAAGGGTGCATGACCGCACGCGTGTCATGCGGCTGGACGAGGACAGGCACGGCCTGAGCGCCCACACCGAGCGCGGGTTCAAGGTGCGTGCCCGCTGGGTGCTGGTCGCCACCGGCTACGAGGCTGAGCAGTTCCTGGACAAGCGCCTGGCGCAGCTGAAGAACAGTTACGCGCTGGCCAGCGAACCCCTCGAAGACGAATTGTGGCCCAGCGGCTGCCTGATCTGGGAAACGGCCCGCCCGTACCTGTACGCCCGCACCACCGCCGACGGGCGCGTGATCGTGGGCGGCGAGGACGACGACTTCCACAGCCCCGCCCGCCGCGAGCGGGCACTGGCGGGCAAGGCCCGGAAACTGGAACGGAAACTGGAGAAGTTGCTGCCGCACCTGCATCTGGAAACAGCCTTCGCCTGGGCCGGCACCTTCGGGGAAACGAAGGACGGCCTGGCCTTCATTGGGCCAAAACATCAGAATGCCCACCTCCTCTTTGCCCTGGGGTACGGCGGAAACGGCATCACCTACAGCGTGCAGGCGGCCCGGATGCTCACGGCCCACATTCAGGGCCACACCGACCCGGACATGGCCATTTTCCGGCTGGACAGGTAA